Proteins from a genomic interval of Candidatus Babela massiliensis:
- the rny gene encoding ribonuclease Y produces the protein MFSLIFMFVAAALIVVALLLLMYGYKKSFIAQRLIEEAQAKLESVKRDIETEKKEALIKLKDELYKKRTEFDLEIKKERAELERFQAKLNSKYEAIENKDQRLEDLRKELQQKERTVSRTADIQRANEQKLKSLYEELILKLESISGMSKDEARQALFDSLENEVRLSNEKYVQKVEEEARHFAKEKAVNIIVTAMQRYTADQVSPASSGVIHLPSDEMKGRIIGKEGRNIKSLELATGMEFVIGETPEIITISGFNPIRREVARRSLEKLISDGRINPTKIEETVHQTEKEIEEIIQEYGKNAVLQFNLQGIKPEIISLLGKLHFRTSFSQNVLVHSVEVGLFARMIAEELGLPHPELALRGGLLHDIGKAVSAEVEGPHAIIGADIAKRCGEDPIIVNAIAAHHEEVPAISIYSLIVMIADTISASRPGARRETLSTYIKRLEKLEEICQGFEGVKKAYALQAGREVRIIVEEEILDDEKAMILAREVAHKIEKEMSFPGQIKVNVIREKRAIEYAK, from the coding sequence ATGTTTAGTTTAATTTTTATGTTTGTTGCCGCAGCGCTAATAGTTGTGGCATTGTTGTTGCTTATGTATGGTTATAAAAAGAGCTTTATTGCTCAAAGGTTAATTGAGGAAGCACAAGCGAAGTTAGAAAGCGTTAAAAGAGATATAGAAACTGAAAAAAAAGAAGCTTTAATAAAGCTGAAAGATGAACTGTATAAAAAAAGAACAGAATTTGACTTAGAGATTAAAAAAGAAAGAGCAGAACTTGAGAGATTTCAAGCTAAATTAAATTCTAAATATGAAGCTATAGAAAATAAAGATCAGCGTCTTGAGGATTTGAGAAAAGAGCTCCAGCAAAAAGAGCGTACAGTTTCTCGTACAGCGGATATTCAAAGAGCAAATGAACAAAAGTTAAAAAGCTTATATGAAGAACTGATTCTTAAATTAGAATCTATAAGTGGTATGAGCAAAGATGAAGCGCGTCAAGCTTTATTTGATTCTTTGGAAAATGAAGTTCGCTTATCAAATGAAAAGTATGTTCAAAAGGTTGAAGAAGAGGCTCGTCATTTTGCAAAAGAAAAGGCTGTTAATATTATAGTTACAGCTATGCAACGTTATACTGCAGATCAAGTTTCACCTGCATCTTCTGGAGTTATTCATTTACCGAGTGATGAAATGAAAGGCAGAATAATTGGTAAAGAAGGCCGAAATATAAAATCTTTAGAGCTTGCAACTGGCATGGAATTTGTAATTGGTGAAACTCCTGAAATTATTACTATTTCTGGATTTAACCCAATAAGAAGAGAAGTTGCCAGACGTTCATTAGAAAAATTAATTAGTGATGGTAGAATTAATCCTACTAAGATTGAAGAAACTGTTCATCAAACAGAAAAAGAGATCGAAGAAATAATACAAGAGTATGGTAAAAATGCTGTTTTGCAATTTAATTTGCAAGGTATAAAGCCCGAAATTATATCTTTACTTGGAAAATTACATTTCAGAACCAGTTTTTCGCAAAATGTATTAGTTCATAGTGTAGAAGTAGGTTTATTTGCTCGTATGATAGCTGAAGAATTAGGCCTTCCTCATCCTGAATTAGCGTTAAGAGGCGGTTTATTGCATGATATAGGAAAAGCTGTTTCAGCAGAAGTGGAAGGTCCTCATGCGATAATTGGTGCTGATATTGCAAAAAGATGTGGCGAAGATCCTATCATAGTAAATGCTATAGCGGCTCATCATGAAGAAGTGCCAGCAATATCTATTTATAGTCTTATAGTTATGATAGCTGATACTATATCTGCCTCTCGACCAGGAGCCAGACGTGAGACACTATCAACTTATATTAAAAGACTTGAGAAATTAGAAGAAATCTGTCAAGGTTTTGAAGGTGTGAAAAAAGCGTATGCTCTTCAAGCAGGTAGAGAAGTAAGAATTATTGTTGAAGAAGAAATATTGGATGATGAAAAAGCAATGATATT
- a CDS encoding cell division protein ZapA has product MNNIYDNKLRKYQISIFGESYFLVSDESEKHLISAAELVDGYIKEIIKKYPDTELNKIGILVALQFASRSLKAKETIEHFQEYSDKLLSFIDMETAQLNIEKF; this is encoded by the coding sequence ATGAATAATATATATGATAATAAATTGAGAAAATATCAAATCTCAATTTTTGGAGAGAGTTATTTTCTTGTAAGTGACGAATCTGAAAAACATCTCATTAGTGCTGCAGAATTGGTAGATGGATATATCAAAGAAATTATAAAAAAATATCCTGATACTGAGTTGAATAAAATCGGCATACTTGTTGCACTTCAGTTTGCAAGTAGGTCTTTAAAGGCTAAAGAGACTATTGAGCATTTTCAAGAGTATAGCGACAAATTACTTAGTTTTATCGATATGGAAACTGCTCAATTAAATATCGAAAAATTCTAA
- the rplT gene encoding 50S ribosomal protein L20: MTRIKRGVMTKKRHKKLLKQTKGFWGQRKNIFKRAKETLLRAMAFAFKGRKMRKRDMRSLFIMRIKAAAETNNTKYNILIHNLKNANVEINRKMLSQIAVYDPQVFSQIVEFVNH; encoded by the coding sequence ATGACTAGAATTAAACGCGGGGTAATGACCAAAAAACGTCATAAAAAACTTTTAAAACAAACAAAAGGTTTTTGGGGACAGCGTAAAAATATTTTTAAACGTGCTAAAGAGACTTTGTTACGTGCAATGGCTTTTGCCTTTAAAGGTAGAAAGATGAGAAAGAGAGATATGCGTTCTCTTTTCATTATGCGTATTAAAGCTGCAGCAGAAACTAATAATACTAAATATAACATTCTAATTCATAACTTGAAAAATGCAAATGTTGAGATTAACCGTAAGATGCTTAGTCAAATAGCAGTTTATGATCCTCAAGTATTTAGCCAAATTGTTGAATTTGTAAACCATTAA
- the rpmI gene encoding 50S ribosomal protein L35, whose amino-acid sequence MPKVKTHSGAKKRFKKVGNGLIKAARPFRRHLLTKKSAKRKRNLRTDLYIAKCDINHIAPLLPY is encoded by the coding sequence ATGCCTAAAGTTAAAACTCATTCAGGTGCAAAAAAACGTTTTAAAAAAGTTGGTAATGGTTTAATTAAAGCAGCAAGGCCATTTCGTCGCCATTTGTTGACCAAAAAATCAGCAAAAAGAAAACGTAATTTGAGAACTGATTTATATATAGCAAAGTGTGATATAAATCATATTGCGCCATTGTTGCCATATTAA
- the infC gene encoding translation initiation factor IF-3: MKSKIDGKSIPAVNEKILFDKMQVISYDGKNLGVLSKKEALKLALDAGLDLVLMADQGGEGYPVAKILDFGKALYAKKKQIADAKKHQKTIQVKEIKLRPKIGEHDYQTKINQAAQFLKDLKHVKITLMFKGREAVGLNERGLEFFDKINNSFEQLGLNKLVQEKDAKTSNSWSRVYYLKK, translated from the coding sequence TTGAAATCAAAGATAGATGGCAAATCAATACCTGCTGTTAATGAAAAAATTCTTTTTGATAAGATGCAAGTTATCTCTTATGATGGTAAAAATTTAGGTGTTTTGTCTAAAAAAGAAGCATTAAAATTAGCTTTAGATGCGGGTCTGGATTTAGTTTTAATGGCAGACCAGGGTGGAGAAGGTTATCCAGTTGCTAAAATTTTAGATTTTGGCAAAGCCTTGTATGCTAAGAAAAAACAAATAGCAGATGCCAAAAAGCACCAAAAAACTATTCAGGTTAAAGAAATTAAGCTCCGGCCTAAAATTGGAGAGCATGATTATCAAACAAAAATTAATCAAGCAGCTCAGTTTCTTAAAGATCTTAAACATGTAAAAATAACCTTAATGTTTAAAGGTCGAGAAGCAGTAGGGTTAAATGAGCGAGGATTAGAGTTTTTTGATAAAATTAATAATTCTTTTGAACAGTTAGGTCTTAATAAACTGGTTCAAGAAAAAGATGCAAAAACATCTAATTCATGGTCACGAGTTTATTATTTAAAAAAATAA